CGGGGCCTGGCCGGCCGCCCCTGCCGCGCCGCAAGTGGTACGGCCCGGCCGCAAATTCCCTGGTTGCCCTGGCAGCCGCCCGGGGCCCAGCCCGCGCCGCCTCCTCCGGCCGCCGCCGTAGAGCGGGGACGCCCCCGTCAGCGCCCGCCTGGCTGGCCAGGCCTGGCCCCGGCTACCCGGGGGCGGCTGTACGTCCGCCCCGGCTCCAAGTACAGGCAACCCTCACTGAGCGGGGGGCTTAGGCAGCCCCTGTCTCGAGGCCCAGGCACCCGCTCCAGACCCCCAGAACTTAGGAGTCTGGCTTCTCTCCATCGTCCTAGGTAGGCAGCAAGTAGGTCCTCCTCCTTCTGGGAAGAGGGCTGGGAGGAGAGACCAGGTAGTGATCTGATAGTGACCAAGACCTCCAGGTGGGGGGTGGCTTCTTGCTCAGATTTTGTCTCCCTGGCTGGCCCTGGAAGGGAGATGCACCTCCCATCAAGACCTGTCCTCCCCCTAAGTTTGCACGGATAAACGGAAGGTGTGGTAGGGTGGGCTTGAGGGAAGCCAGGAGAAGGGTCTGGCTGGACTTGCGCTGCTCTAGGCCAAGCCCAGATTTGGATGATACAGAACCCCTATCTTGGGGAGCACCACATCCCCCGGGGGGCCCAAGCAGCCTCCTAGTTCTCTGCCAGTCGCTGAAGGACACCCAAGACAGTTATTGAGTGCAGAGCAGGGCTGCTGCTGGAAGCTAAAAAGGGAAAGCTTTGGCCTGGATAAAGGACCCATCTCCCAGGGCACACGTGGGTCCCAGGATCTCAAAGCACTTAAGGCTCCAGGACACAGGGGTGCAGCCTTTGTACTTACACATCAGCTGGAGACAATGGGAGGGGGTGGGCAGACAGTACCCCTCTTTGCTCTTGCTAGGCAGGGATCTCTTGCTGGCTGAATGATGGGGTGGGAACCTGCTCTGGGCAGGCTGCCCTGGGGCCCTGTTCTCAGGTGCCAGCCCCTTGCCCCTGGGCATTTCCAGGCCACGCCCCAGGAGGATGCGGACAACCTACCCATGATTCTAGGGGAGCCAGAGAAAGAGCAGAGGGTGCAGCAGCTGGTAAGTCCTAGGTCAAGGGCTGGAGGCAGCCTGCTGTGGGCAGAGGTACCTTCCCTCATGAGGAGCCCTTGGTTCTGACCCCACAGGAATCGGAGCTCAGCAAGAAGCGAAAGAAATGCCAGAGCCTGGAGCAGGAGGCCCGGAAAAAGCAGAGGCGATGTGAGGAGCTGGTGAGCTCTTGAGGGCAGCCCAGAGGCCAGCTCCTCCCTTCTCCCCGGCCAGCCAGGTGGTGGGCTCCCTCTCAGCTCTGCTCCCACCCCCGCTGCCCTCAAGAACACATTTTCTGTCctgctcctttcctttcctggctGGTGCAGGTTCCAGCAGGGGAGGAAGGCCTTgcctgggaggagggcagggtcctctgtgtggggagagggggaatGTGGGTGCTGGGCTGCCTCCTGAGAGCTCCTCTGCCCGCTCAGGAACTGCAGCTGAGAGAAGCGCAGAACTGGTGGAGGAGAACTCCCGGCTCTGTGGGAGAGCCCCAGAGAAGGAGCAGGTACCACTTCCGCCCAGGTGCTGTGGAGACCTGTGCTCCCACCAGGGCCCCGGTACCCAGCCAAGGGGCTTTCTCCTCCACCCCTGAGCAGGGGTAGGGAACTGTTCCCACTGTGAGGGCGCTGGTGGGTCAAGGCTCACCCACCCAACTCCCTGCCACTGCCCCTTCGCCAGGTGGAATGGGAGAATGCGGAGCTGAGGGGCCAGCTCCTGGGGGTGACACGGGAGAGGGACTCAGCCCTTCGCAAGAGCCAGGGCCTGCAGAGCAAGCTGGAGAGCCTGGAGCAAGTGCTGAAGGTGAGGGGATGGTGCAGGTGGGAGAGGGTGCTGGGCCCTGGCATGGGGAGCAAGTGGGACAGCAGAATCTGCTTAGTGAGGGGCACTAAGGCCTGGGCCTGGAGCTGCCTCAGGCTCAGTTTCCTTTGTAATAGAGGAATCTGGAGCAAATGGTGTTTGAGGCTTCCTCATCTCAGATCTTCTCTAGAAATGGCCAAGTGGGGGCTCTGGCCTTGACTCGGATCTTGGGTGTCAGCACCTTCGGGAGGTGGCCCAGCGGCGGCGGCAGCTGGAGGTGGAGCATGAACAGGCTCGGCTCAGCCTacaggagaagcaggaggaggccCGGAGGCTGCAGCAGGTGGGGCGGCAGTGAGGGAAGCTGGCAGGCTGCTGGACACCAGCGTTGCCACTCACTCATTCCAcaagcatttactgtgtgcccGGCACTGCGCTAGGCGTCGAGGAGACTGTGGGGAACAAAGACCAGGTCCCTGAGCAGTCAGCAAATTAGCAGATCCATGAGTGAGCTGATTTCAGACACTGATGAGCACAGTGGTGGAGAAGAACAGGGTGATGTGACAAAGTGACTGGAGTGGGTTGAGGAGCCACTTTAGAGGTCATCCGGGAAGGCCTCCCTGAGGAGGTAACAATTGACCTTGCCAGCCAGGAGGCGTAGACATGCACATGCTCTGTGGCGGGGAAAAGCTGGAGAAGCCTGAGGCCAATGTGGCTAGAATACAGCAAGGGATGGGCAGCGTGGTGGGAGTAGACAAGAACCGGATCCTGTCGGGCCTTAACGGCCATGGGAAGAGTTTGGGTATTTTGCTGTGTGAGTAGTTAGAAGCTCCTGAAAGATCCTAAGTggggg
This Nomascus leucogenys isolate Asia chromosome 14, Asia_NLE_v1, whole genome shotgun sequence DNA region includes the following protein-coding sequences:
- the LOC115838357 gene encoding golgin subfamily A member 6-like protein 2 isoform X2, whose translation is MSLSLSPNLRRVPSCSTCGTSIGCCASPSGRCCGCRGRSRCATSGRRRRSRRPGPGPCSPGQSRGAGSRAPGEESELSKKRKKCQSLEQEARKKQRRCEELELQLREAQNWWRRTPGSVGEPQRRSRYHFRPGGMGECGAEGPAPGGDTGEGLSPSQEPGPAEQAGEPGASAEGEGMVQVGEGAGPWHGEQVGQQNLLSEGH
- the LOC115838357 gene encoding uncharacterized protein LOC115838357 isoform X1; translated protein: MSLSLSPNLRRVPSCSTCGTSIGCCASPSGRCCGCRGRSRCATSGRRRRSRRPGPGPCSPGQSRGAGSRAPGEATPQEDADNLPMILGEPEKEQRVQQLESELSKKRKKCQSLEQEARKKQRRCEELELQLREAQNWWRRTPGSVGEPQRRSRYHFRPGGMGECGAEGPAPGGDTGEGLSPSQEPGPAEQAGEPGASAEGEGMVQVGEGAGPWHGEQVGQQNLLSEGH